The genomic window AAGCGTGTAGTTTATATTCCTGAGCTTGAAAAAAATCTCAACTCTCTGAAGAGCTTAACGGAGGAACTGAGCAACTTAAGTAAGGATGTGATGGTAAGTGTTGAGCGTGAGGAGGAACTACAACAGAGTAGGCGTACGCATGAAGTGGATGGTTGGCTCCTCGCTGTGCAGGTCATGGAAGCTGAAGTGGAAGAAATATTGCAAAATGGGCATCAAGAAATCCAACAGAAATGTCTCGGAACCTGTCCTAAGAATTGCAGGTCAAGCTACAGGCTGGGGAAGATTGTGAGTAGAAAGATCGATGCTGTGACTGAATTAAAGGGCAAAGGGCATTTTGATTTTGTGGCTCATACATTGCCTTGTGCTCCTGTGGATGAGAGACCGATGGGGAAGACTGTGGGCTTAGACTTGATGTTCGAGAAGGTTCGAAGATGCCTGGAAGATGAGCAAGTAAGAAGTATTGGGTTGTATGGAATTGGGGGTGCTGGAAAAACGACCCTCTTGCGGAAAATCAATAATGAGTATTTTGGTAAAAGAAACGATTTTGATGTGGTGATATGGATAGTGGTGTCAAAACCAATCAACATAGGAAATATTCAAGACGTGATCCTGAATAAATTACCGACCCCAGAGCACAAATGGAAGAATCGTAGCAAGGAAGAGAAGGCTGCAGAAATATGCAAGTTGTTGAAAGCCAAAAACTTTGTGATATTGCTTGATGATATGTGGGAGCGACTCGATCTCTTCGAGGTGGGGATCCCTCATTTGGGTGACCAAACTAAGTCCAAAGTAGTACTCACTACGCGATCTGAACGAGTATGCGATGAAATGGAAGTTCATAAGAGGATGAGGGTAAAGTGTTTGACACCGGATGAAGCATTTTCTCTGTTCCGTGACAAGGTTGGTGAGAATATCTTGAATTCACATCCGGAAATAAAAAGGCTTGCAAAGATTGTCATTGAAGAATGTAAAGGACTGCCACTTGCCCTCATCGTCATTGGGCGATCAATGGCTAGCAGAAAAACTCCTCGAGAATGGGAGCAAGCAATTCAAGTGCTGAAGAGTTACCCAGCAGAGTTTTCAGGTATGGGAGATCAAGtatttccaattttgaaattcagTTATGATCACTTGGACAATGATACCATCAAATCATGTTTCCTATATTGTTCTACATTCCCTGAAGACCATGAAATTCTGAATGAAGGCCTCATAGATCTTTGGATTGGGGAGGGGTTTCTGAACAAATTTGATGATATACACAAAGCACATAATCAAGGAGATGAGATTATTAGAAGCTTAAAACTTGCGTGTCTCTTGGAAGGCGATGTATCTGAAGACACTTGTAAGATGCATGATGTGATCCGTGACATGGCTCTATGGTTATCATGTGATTATGGGAAAAAAAGACACAAAATTTTTGTACTAGATCATGTTCAGTTGATTGAAGCATATGAAATTGTGAAATGGAAAGAAGCTCAACGGATTTCACTATGGGATTCTAATATCAATAAAGGATTCTCTCTATCACCTTGTTTCCCCAATCTCCAAACTTTGATTTTGATAAATAGTAACATGAAGTCACTTCCAATTGGATTCTTCCAATCCATGCCTGCCATAAGAGTTTTGGATTTGTCACGTAATGAAGAATTAGTGGAGTTACCTTTGGAGATTTGCAGATTAGAGAGTTTGGAATATCTGAATCTAACATGGACCAGTATAAAAAGGATGCCTATAGAACTAAAGAATTTGACAAAACTGAGGTGTTTGATATTGGACCGTGTAAAGTGGCTTGAAGTAATTCCATCAAATGTGATATCTTGCCTTCCAAATTTGCAGATGTTTAAAATGGTGCACCGCATTTCCCTAGATATTGTGGAATATGATGAAGTTGGAGTGTTGCAGGAGTTGGAATGCTTGCAATACCTGAGTTGGATAAGTATTAGCTTACTTACAGCCCCAGTTGTTAAAAAATATCTCACCTCCTTGATACTGCAGAAGCGCATACGAGAACTAAACATGAGGACGTGCCCAGGTTTGAAGGTGGTGGAGCTGCCACTTTCGACTTTGCAAACACTCACTATGCTTGGATTTGATCATTGTAATGATTTGGAACgtgttaaaataaatatgggacTGTCTCGAGGTCATATCTCAAACTCAAACTTCCACAACCTTGTTCGTGTGAATATTTCTGGG from Vitis vinifera cultivar Pinot Noir 40024 chromosome 9, ASM3070453v1 includes these protein-coding regions:
- the LOC100259933 gene encoding probable disease resistance protein At5g63020, which produces MDHNEIATGHADTSEDKNCKEEASTMKANCRTPDITGSWLQLPIPNVTKKVFQVASPFWCPVKTTVISQSHYGNSSSPLFSSSLVFQLIFFLSSPQAMDCVSPILDVATRLWDCTAKRVVYIPELEKNLNSLKSLTEELSNLSKDVMVSVEREEELQQSRRTHEVDGWLLAVQVMEAEVEEILQNGHQEIQQKCLGTCPKNCRSSYRLGKIVSRKIDAVTELKGKGHFDFVAHTLPCAPVDERPMGKTVGLDLMFEKVRRCLEDEQVRSIGLYGIGGAGKTTLLRKINNEYFGKRNDFDVVIWIVVSKPINIGNIQDVILNKLPTPEHKWKNRSKEEKAAEICKLLKAKNFVILLDDMWERLDLFEVGIPHLGDQTKSKVVLTTRSERVCDEMEVHKRMRVKCLTPDEAFSLFRDKVGENILNSHPEIKRLAKIVIEECKGLPLALIVIGRSMASRKTPREWEQAIQVLKSYPAEFSGMGDQVFPILKFSYDHLDNDTIKSCFLYCSTFPEDHEILNEGLIDLWIGEGFLNKFDDIHKAHNQGDEIIRSLKLACLLEGDVSEDTCKMHDVIRDMALWLSCDYGKKRHKIFVLDHVQLIEAYEIVKWKEAQRISLWDSNINKGFSLSPCFPNLQTLILINSNMKSLPIGFFQSMPAIRVLDLSRNEELVELPLEICRLESLEYLNLTWTSIKRMPIELKNLTKLRCLILDRVKWLEVIPSNVISCLPNLQMFKMVHRISLDIVEYDEVGVLQELECLQYLSWISISLLTAPVVKKYLTSLILQKRIRELNMRTCPGLKVVELPLSTLQTLTMLGFDHCNDLERVKINMGLSRGHISNSNFHNLVRVNISGCRFLDLTWLIYASSLEFLLVRTSRDMEEIIGSDECGDSEIDQQNLSIFSRLVVLWLHDLPNLKSIYRRALPFHSLKKIHVYHCPNLRKLPLNSNSASNTLKIIEGESSWWENLQWEDDNLKRTFTPYFKTW